The nucleotide window GCTCTGCAGAGCTAAAATCCCACAAGTCACCAATATGTAGGAGACTGATAAACTAGAGGTCACACAGCTAAGTTCCCACAGATCACTGGTGTTGACATGGCTACAACGCAGGTAAAATCCTAGAGATTTTGAGCGTTAAGATACCTggataaaaacaaaatccagTCTGCAAAGTGGGAAAACAGCACAAAGCTAGCGGCCATAACCAGACCTTCCAATACCCTTCACTTGCTCTttagtctgtttttttcttcaagctTCAGTTTCTTGTGCAactttctcctcttcttcttgcaGGCTAGACTTGAATATTCCCTGTGCTTGTTGACTCATGAAGGACAGTTCCTCCCACTTTATTCGATTCGCATTGATGCCATCCACCATGGGCTGCAACTTCCTGTTCAGAGTCACCAAAGCCTGGGAAGATAATATAGGTATGACAAGGTATCACTGGCATAATGCCGCTTGGtggctaattttttttaatgctggcAGTGCCCTTGATCCGTATAAATTGGAAGGAAATGGTGAAATCAGGAATTACACAGATGGTTTCTGCACCTGGTAAAGAGGTTTACAAATCCCATCAATCCACTCCAGCTGCAAAGCAGGCAGCTCATCCTTCCGATTGCGGTCAAAGATTGCCTACAGGGCAAAAAATtgggaagaaaaaggaaaaaagcttgATGCTATTTACCACTTTTCCCaaacttcaattttttttttaccaaacatTTTGATTTCAAATTAAAGTCTCCACATTGCAGATGGATTTATTTATCAAGTTCTTGTGCAGTACCCCTACATAAATGGTACAATATGATGTATAGTTATATAGCACTTTGTCCTGGGCCTTCAAAGGgttacagaagaaaacaaacatcacaTATAACACATTTGTGGGAGTAGTTGTAAGAGAAACTTTAAAAGTGCACACTGTGTATTCTGTCTATTCCACAACAATTTAATCGCTCCATTTTTGCTTGAGAGTAGTTTGATAACATAGGTGCAGTGATCGTGAGTTTTGAAATAACAATATTACTATATCCCTTGTATACTGAGGTCAATTTCATACTTACAGCTGGTGTCAGCTTTAGCTCTGACCGCTCCCGGTCACCCTGCTCGAAAAATTCACTGGTTACCAGCTCTGCCACCTGGAAAGACAAAAGTGGAAACCAGGAGGTACCAAACCTTGACACAGCGAAAGAGTgcgggaaaaaatacaaaagccaTTCACAGGGCGTGTCTAACCTGTTTGGAGATTTCCCAGGGTCGGGTTACGGCCCCTAGGTCACATGCTGTCATTATCATGGACCTATTTGGGCCAAACTTTCCATTAGAACCAGTACTGGAGACCCACAGgttatagcaaaaaaaaaatctacatccCAAAGCAGGAGCCACTGACTGCGGACTCACCGGGGGGTCACTTTTCTTACATTCATTGTCAAGGAAATGCCTTCCAAATGAGTTTGTGAGCATTAAAACGGAATGAACGTTCACCTGAACATCTCTCTGTGCTCCTCATTGCTCCAGCTGAACTCCCCAGACAGAACGCACTCAAAGAACTTGCTTCTTTTCCTTAAATAAGAGCCACAGAAAGAGCACAGGGTGACACACAGCAGTGATACAGTAtagcatactgtatatttacagctAAGTTAAgcttacatttaattttttgaaggCTTCCTTCAATTTACCCTGGAGCTGCAAAGGCTTTGGGAATTCTTTACTTTCTCAGTGAATTTACAGCAACTACAATCACATTACCGTTTCGGGCAGTAACAGTAACAGAAATTCTGTGACGATAATAACTGTATAGTATCGATCACAACTATtagttaaatacacacacacacacacacattttcagaaccgcttgtcccttacggggtcacgggggaccggagcctacccggcaacacagggcgtaaggccagagggggaaggggacacacccaggacgggacgccagtccgccgcaaggcaccccaagcgggacttgaaccccagacccaccggagagcaggactgcggtccaacccactgcgccactgcaccccccttattagttaaatattttacacaaaatcaATGTGGGGGGCGGGTGATACGGAATGCTGTTATTTTGAATCTCAAGCCAGACTTCCAAGAGTGATCCTTCTGGAGTAATGTTGACCCACTGGAAATGCAAGGTGAGATCAGTAGACAGAATGGCCTGTTTCAGAAGCTGCATCATGTTGCTGTACTCTTCAGAGCACATGCTGGCAAAAATGTTGTGACCCTAGAAAAGCAATTACGCAAAATTAACAAAGGTTGTTTTTTTGATAGCGCGCCATATAATTCAATTTCACCTTATTAAAATCTCTTAAATGATGCCATTGTTATTGAATGTGAAAACCCAACAATTTCATCCCTCTACAGTGTGCAGACCAAAAAAGTGCAGTTCACTCACAACAAAACATGGACAATTACACTGGTAGAGGGAAATGAGTTATAACCTACAACTTGATTTGTTTTCTGACATTAATGCAACGCCACAAGGTGAGTAAGTGATGAGTCCACCTTTGTTGCCTGGTGTTTGGCAACTGATAAAAGCTGGCCATTTGGATGCTTTGTTTATTTGCCATTATTTGTTTGCCACAGTCACCTCGCTCTGAAGAATCATGACAGCATGATTGAAATGGTGATGCTCCAGGGTGGCAGACGTCCCATACAGCTGTGCCAAAGCTGAACCGGACCTGCAATAGACAAGACAGAGATGTGTCAGGGTTGAGTAGTTATGTTACATATGTAGGCTGTCTTCTGCATTCCCGTAGCAGGATGCGTTCTGGTGACACACTTAGCCTGGAAGGCATTGTTGGTGCCACGGTGGTCCAAATCATGGCAGAGACACCCCACCATCAGCGCCAGAGTTTCCATGTCTGACAGGACGTCCTGGAAGCCAGCTGTCTGCGGAGACAGCCAGTAACACCTTAGTACTTCGCAGAAGCTACCAAAGAGCAACGCATGCAAAACATCTCCCATCGGATCGACCAACAAACTCACTGTGATCATGACAAACATGCACTGGGAAACATTGAAGGCGTGACGCCAGTTGTGGTAAGCAACAGTGCGGTAGTTCTTCCTCACGGTAAGCAGCCAGCGACACAAGACCTGGATGAGAAAAAACACTGTTGAGTGAAATCCTGCTCTCATTAGAAACACCACagtttatatatagtatacaaaaccagtcaaaagtttgagtacttTCACCGGAAAGTATTTCTTTCACAAAGGGCAGTGTTTAGGTTTTATGAGGAAACTAGGCTCCGCGTTTTCTCAGCTGTTCTCCAGCACTTCCCAGAGAGGTGGAACACTTGTGGGTTCCTTTGCTTGCACTCTGCTGTTCACTCCGTCCCATGCAGGTATTGTGCAGGTGTAATCAAACTTTTAACTGGTACTGTATGATTTCAGTGCCTTTGTGAATAgcaaaggtgaaacaccaagaATACACACAGTGATGTTGCATGGATGAAACTCCACATGCTTTGCTTCACATCAGTTTTGGTTCTGAGAACTATGCTCAGTATCTTCTTCCTCTCTGTAttgtaattacataaaaaacACAGAGCCAATGGACAGGGGCGTGTCTAAAGGGGTGGCACCGACCCCCCCTGAAATATGATCCCCCCCCAGTACCCCCCCAACACCACTGGGCTAGAATACTGTCAGTCTGACACTGCTCAATGCCATTGGATCAGAACGCTGTCAATCGCTGCCTAATTTGTAGTGTGGAATCACAGTACCATGTTTTTCAACGAGGAGTAGAGACATGAGTCGACCATAGACCACGTCTCTGTTCACGGTATGAACACACTCACTTATATATTCTGAAATATGTGGACTGAGGTGTTGTCGTTCTCTGCCTCAAAAATATGCAAAGGTGAACTCCAGATAACAGCAACAGTAGTGAGTGATGTAGCCTATCGATGGCGGAAGGCTACCGAAGCCATGATTGCCCTAGTAAAGATGACCCTCGATGGTATAACGGCTTCATAGCTAACGTAACTTCGGCAGACTTCCCACGCTCCCCCCGACCTGGTCCTCGGCCCACCGtgccacctcatttaaaaaatcctggaatcGCCCCTGCCAATGGACCAGGGCTACTGCTGCACCGCACACAGTGACCTTACCTCATAGTCGATTTTAAACTTCTGAACGACTCCCAGCTCCAAGAACATGCGGAGGGATGCGGTGATCATGGCGTCGTCGTCCAGAGAGAAGTCACTGAAGTGGAACTCGTCTATGCCCAGCTCGCTGCTCAAGGGGATTTTCGCTGCCTGGAAATAGGGCCGTAATCATGGTCCACCAGCAGAAACACAGTTCCCCCAGATGCTGTCATCGCAGATGTGACAGCAGTCAGCAACCAGAACAAAACGCTACAAATCGACCACAGATACTGCAGTATCTCAGTGCAGCCACCACTGAAAAGACGGACTCATTTACACTAATTCACATGTCTACActttcaaataattttacaaCAAAACTATGTACCACCCTCCGGTTATTTTATCtagtttatttctgttatttttgaaaataagcTTTAATTAAAGCAGGTGAAATTTAAAGTTGAGACAAGGGTATGATTTTCTGAGATCCTTTGTGTCTGACACATGCAGGCTTCATGGTTTTCTGGAGCTCCTCTTTTGCGTTGGGTAGGTTGTGTTTTATAATTCATCACGAACGCAGACCGCTGGAGAGAAACTTCTTGCTTTAATAAAATTCTCCAAGAAGGATTGCGGTGACTTTCCTAGACAAGACGGCATAGACAAATCATCCACAATGCACCGCAGCATCATTGTACCCGTGATGTAGATCACTGCAATCCCAAAGTAGATTgatgttaaatttttaatacACTACACCGCACATACACTGacaaaaaaggtgaaataaagcaactgaaatagaaaaagaaatattcattgCCCAATTAGCATGCGGGTTAGGGATGGAAGCTCTACTTGCAACTCCCCTTGTCCGCCAACAGTGCAACTGGGGTGAATGTCCCATGTTACGAGCACTTATGACTGGCATCGTTTTAGCGAAACAGGTCGGAAATGGCAATATATAGGTATTTTCGAAAACATTTACTGAAAGAACACATTacatattacaaatattttgcaAAGTTGCTAATCGAATTTTAAAACCTGAAATATATGTGGCAAGGAGGAGCGTGACCACATCCACTTCCTAGACTGTTGGCCACAGGTGCAGCCATAGTATTTAACACTATGAAGCGGAAGCTGGAAatcctttgttttttatttaatgtcaggtataaatttttaatataggtTTTAAGTCTGTATAtggaaatttaattaatataaagattcattcattgtaaacaatgcagacacacaagctgAGCTGCCTGTATGTCAGTGTTATTATTGGTAggtcaagtttcaagtttcatgCAGTTTTGTTCAAAAATGTTAGATTTAAAATGTAGTTATGACTGTGGTTCCCCTAAAGTGAACATTAGTGAAAGTGATCCAAAAGTGGCATGATCACAAAAGTGTGAAGTCCTTAGCCGTGAATGGCGGTAATGGCAGACAATGACTGTAGCATTATTTGAATCTACCACATGCAGCAATAAACaacattatataacattttagtATTGATTTTTGaccatttcatttttaagtgaCCGTATGACCGATGTGTCATGTAAACCATGTGGTTATTATAGTTACCTTCAGCCTGTCCACCTCTACCTTGGAACAAGTGGCATGATAGGACAGCATCTGAGTCAACAGAATGTAGGACAGCCAGTCAGTGTCTTTAGCATATTTCACAATAATCAAGTTTGGCAGTGGAGTAAAGTAAACtgtattacagaaaaaaaagtacatccattcactcactcaatcattcattcattcactattgacgactgcttgtccaatgtggggtcgcagcagtccaaagcctatccctGAATCACTGGGAGCTAAGAGGACTACACCCTGAACAGAAAGCCAGGTCACCGTATGGAAATCACGCACTTAttcactcacattcacacaccctGTGGGTAATTCAGAGTGAATAATCCACTAGAAACACATGTCTGTCCtagatccaaacccacagcacagaAACTGTgcggcaccagcactacccactgttcTACCAATACATGTACAAATCAATCAACtacttaaatataaaaaatacttaaatacttaaaaacaaaactctGCAACCACTCAAACCATAGCTAATACTTAATTGTCATTAATCAGTTCTAAAACAGCTGGTTTTACTGTTAAACTTTGCTGGATCTCAACTTCTCCACACTTTGTTTGATTCTGCTGTTTCTCGCAGTGTGATAATTTGCTCGACTTTTTCTCGCAGGATCAGCTCCCTGTAAGATATCTGTGCTCCGAGGCCCGACAGattgctcttcctctcctttatTAGGCACCAAAGAAGCACAGGACACATGGGGTGTGCAGCGTGTGATCTGATTACACATCCGGTTATCATTTAATGAGAGGTTCATGTACTGTAGGCATATTggccatgaataaatgaagagagGCTGAATATTTATGGTAGCCGGGCATGCTGTTGGTTGTTccacatgaataaaaatgagcCGGTCAGCCTGGGAATACTGGTTCTCGCCAAGAGGAAAGTGAGACCCTGTGAGACACGGGAAGCGAGACAACTCTTACATCAAGTGCCACAGACTGCTTGGCCCAAGTCTTCTTCACCTGGTTGTACATCATTGTGTTGTTGATTCCGAGCCCGCAGAAAATCACAAAGGcctggagagagagaaagatcaACTTCGTTAGCACGCCATAATCCGAACGGATCCAAAGTGACCATATTCAGCCAGCTGCTAAAATGCATATCACCTCAAAAAGTCTTTGATCCGCATCATTAAATGTCTTCCTGTCGAGACGGTTCAGGATCTGGGCAACCCCTGGGGAAGAGAGATGCCTTTTTTACTTGCCAGCAGAGTAGGAACTAGGCTGAAGAATGGATATGGTCCCTGGCAGAGGACGCACCGATAATCTGGTGGGTGCGGTTCCAGATGGGCACACACAGAATCGACCGGATGTGGAACCCGGATACCTGGTCTGCCTGCAAAAGACAGCACCGTGTTAAAGATGTCATAAGTGTGAAGTTCACACAATTATAGGTCGACAACTGGGTGTGAATGAAGTATACGTTGTATTTATGTTTCTGGGCATTGTTTTCCGTGCTCGTGGGCAtggtgtacatttatttgtgtgtgtttatcacaCCAGTTgtgtacatctgtgtgtgttcatgtacaGTAGGTTAGGCTTAGGGTCAAGGTTAGGGTTACTACAGGCTACTAGGGTTACTATGCGTGACTACTGAGCGGCGCATGCCTCTGCATCAAAGCGGGGGTCCTGACACACGTCGCTGATGTTGACGGGCAGACCAGTGGATGCCACCAGCTCTGCAATGCTGTTATTGATCAGCCAGTCGGAGCAGGACAGCTTCTCCATGCTGACTTTGTCAAGGAGACACACGGACAAGTTAGAAGACCTAGAAGACCGTCGGCGTGTAAGTTTGCAGTCATCCCAATGTTCAGCCTGTGTTGTTCGAAATGGCCACTGGCATATTCTATGTATTACCGTATGTATTTAAGGGAAAACAGTGTAGATCGCACCTGATCTCGTGATCGGCGCTACAGAGAGGAGACATCAGCTCAAACGTCTGGGAGAACTTCACCACCTGCAGGAGACACAACGAGGGAGAcggaggggagggaagggggggagcGGTGAGAGGAGGGCACACGGAATTTGATGTGAAGGGGCCGAGCAGGCGTAGATACggagagggaggaaggagcTCCCTCACAGGCGAGTCGATGTCCTCCAAGAGGAGAACGGAGCAGCGCTCGCACTGCAGGAGCGTCAGCGCACGCTGCATGATCTTCCTCACGATCTTCTCCAGGTCCGTCTGCTCCTCAAACAGATCGTTCACCACCTCCAACAAGGCCTGCCAGAGCCCCAGACACTACATCAGGTTTCTTTGTTCACACttcaatatgtaaaatatatattttttccatcaaatACAGCCCAGAAATAAACAGGTAGGTCTCAAAAAGCATTTCAGTTTCAGCCTCCATAAATTTTACCTAAATATTACAGGGTATTATAGGGTATATCTTTGTCAGCACAGCCTGTATCTCAGCCCTTTCGACAGCCAACAGCTACCAGTGCATCCTCAGTACAAGGAAAATATTAAACCATGTATGAATAAATTCATTAGTATTTTTCTGAATGAGAGAACTGATGACTGGGCTTGTTTTCTatatattttgacttttttgttttgtaaaacagCATACTCTGGCCTTGCCCTCCAAAGTTCCCCGTGGAGCCTTCCATAATTAAATAACCGACCGGCTTGtgaatacacaaaaataaacaaaccaaaCCTACTGGGCCCTGGTGTGTAACTTGCCAGAGGGTGGCTGCATTATTATGAGGCAGTAGCCGGCAGACTGCGGAGCCCTTCTCACCCTGCTCCTCTCGTACTCCTTGCGGGATTCCGAAAACAGCTTGGCGTTGGAGATCGAAATTCCGCAGAAAGGCAGGTACATCTGCAGCACCTGAAGATGGTGCGAAGGCAGGAATCAGAACACAGAACACAGGCAGCAGCATCGCCTTgtgtacaaacaaacacaagcagAAGTAAAACCACGAGTCTGCCTTCACCACAAACatctcttaatttttttttgcatcttcacTAGCCACGTTCTCTTACCGGTAATTGATACTTTCAAAGCATGGGTGCATTGtctttaattaaatattgatcAGCTGacacttattttaaatattgattAGGCTTTGAAAGTAACAGACTGGGTGGCGAACAATCAGAATATCGTCCCTAGAAATAAATGGGTGGCCAGTTTGAAGGATGTTACAGCAATGTCATGTTTCTTTAGGGACAAATGAAATACATATGAGATCTCAGAGCAAGACATCTGATTGTTtgtaaggcaaaaaaaagagaacttgATGGGTGCTTCAAGATAACAAGTAGGATACTTTGCAGACTAATTCTTAAGCAACTATGTAGAACATTTACTGGTATAACATGGTACTGCCCCCTTGTGGGAAAATGTCAGAAAGCAGTGAAATACATCACTAACCTGTTGccacacaggacacaaggacaCTGCTGACTGAGTGTGCGGTATATGATCCTACCATTTATATCCAGTAACtggtgttaaatatttaaatattgaaagtCCTTGTCCTGAAGATAGCAGTAAAATAGGTGAAAGAGAATTAATGGCTGTGCCATGACAATTCAGAATTTTTCAAGATAATACTAAAATACAGATTATAAACCATATTAGCATTTAGAACAAAAATTGCAGCTGATATTAGCCAAGAGGATTTCAGTGCCTTGAATGCACAGCGCACATGCTTACAGTGATAGAATGGGGTCAGGGTGAACGTTGGGTTCATGTGGGTTTCAAAtttgcatttctccaaagtgatttagagattttttttttttttgcatatctgcaccgctggatatttttactggagcaattcagagtaattaCCTTCCTggagggcactacagcagctgAGGGAGTGGGATTGGAATCAGCAGACTTCAGGTTATAAATCAGTGTCCTTATCTGCTATGCCTCCTGCTACCCTCACAGCTATATTTACAAGTTTAATTATAGGGTAGATACTTCTCGGGGCATTCGAGGGGTTTGCTAATTAGTAATCctgcatttgtttcatttgaggTAAATAACAAGCACATCTTTGCTAAGCACAGAAATCATAACTCGGTGGTGAGAAGTAAATATTCTCTGAGTATATGAAACCTGATGCAATGAGATGTGATCTGATGAAACTAGAATATGTGATGCGCTGCACTATAATGATTAATTTAACATGGATGGGTCCCTTTAAAACTATACATGAGAGACAGAAAGGACTGATTGATTTTGGCTGAAAGAGAACACAGAGACCCACAAAAAGTAATTGCAGTGTCCATTTGAGTAACAATGTAATGTTGAATATTCGGCTTAAAACAAATGCCACAGAGAACTTTGGAAGTCTCGTTTATTTGATGTGAACTCCACGCACCCAAACAGACGGAAATATTAAGAGATAGTAGAAAACAGGAAAGTCTGAAAAGCATCATTAAAAAGCTGATGAATACCAGATGACACCGGACTGCCCAATACACCAGGCAGAagcttaaaatgaaaacaacaacacaaacaaacgaatcaatgaatgagtgaaaaggaaacaaaaacaaaagtgtcaCTGTGCTCAAAAGATCCAAACATTTCCGTAAAAGCAAACCATCCTAGCATACCACtggtgtctggtgggggggggtttattAAACTGTTACGTAAAAGTAATTTGTATAACTTGTGGGGTCCAGTAACACAGCTGGAACTCTGAATGAAGTTTCTGATTTCTGAGTTCCTGGACAAGAGTTCTTTGGTTTAAATTGAGTAACTATAAATCCAGCCCTTTAGGTTAAAACCAAAACCGGGCAAAGGCAGGACTGAAGCTAATCCATTACGCGGCTGTACTTTTTTTAGCTTCACAGTTACTCCCTGGATTTGCATTTCTGTGAAGCTGACTTGACTGATGAGAGACAATGAAGTTGGTATATAAATAGGCTTATTTCATGCTATGATGCTTATTAGGCTGCTGTCCTAAAACTTGCAAATTATCTGTGGTATTATAGCTATaaagaacatttaaattctTCATATTGTGTAATATTGTTCATTATTGCAGCAATATAAACAAGCTGGAACCCATCccttggtaatttttatttccCAGCTAATGGACAGAGAACCTAAGAAGGTGTGTCGCATTAAAAGATGCCCTTGGGCCTCCTCAGGGTGTCTTATTGTTTGCAGCTATGGGGTTGCAATACTGAAAAATGAACTGCATGTACAGGTTCCTCCTGTTAAGCCGTCctgatttgttcctgaaaacagccCGAATGTTGAAAAACcaaagaataaaactgaaatttcttaTTTCGTTGTTTACCGAGGGGAAAATTACAGTTTTCCCAAGCCCATCCCAAGGCACCTCAGAATCACCCTGAGACCAAATGTCATAGGGAGAGAgttgtgtaacacattaaaacagaacaaacaacaaTTAATAACATGATTTATTTCCTGCTGAAAGTCATTTTGAATTGTGTGTCCACTGAGGGTTTTTTCAATCGCCCACCAATCTGTAGCGTTTTCTGAATGGTCCCGTGACCACAAAGCTGTTTCCAGTCACACGGATGCAGCGCCAAACATGAACCAGTAAACACAGGCTTCCTCACCATCAATATTGCTAACATTTAattctactttatttttaacttatttcttCTATtctaaattatatatacatgtacaaattAGGTAAAGATTTATGACTTCATAGttgtttttttcaatttacTGGGTCTACAGTGTAACAGCAAGCTATTTGTGGACATTTCACAAAGAGACATGTTACTTACTACTACTaccaataataacaatacagacagacacacacacacacacacacacacacacactctgaaaccgcttgtcccaacaaACCGGAGCCGCTTCCCCCttgcgaaccgaagcctaacccggcatcacaaggcacaaggctggaggggaaggggacacactccagatgggaagccagtccatcacaaggcaccccaagcaggactcgaaccccagacccaccagagagcgagacccagccaaacctgccacaccaccacgccacctaataacaataatagtaataaaatattaaaccacAATGCATCTTACATCTTGACAGTTTACCAAGAGACCGAATAATGCGGAATATATAAATGCATTCTGGTTGAAACGGAGTAAAAAGATTCCATGCTCTTAAAAGGACAAGGTGCACGTGAATTAAAAGGTGGCAATAGCCAGGGAGAAGAGCCAGCACACTGTACCTGTGAACACCTCCCCGGTTCCTGAATACACTGAATGCATGAAATCTAGATATGATATACTTCCAAAGAGTACGCTGAACAAAGAAATCGGTCTGTCTGAAACCTCC belongs to Scleropages formosus chromosome 18, fSclFor1.1, whole genome shotgun sequence and includes:
- the pde11al gene encoding dual 3',5'-cyclic-AMP and -GMP phosphodiesterase 11A isoform X3, coding for MTAFDFSDVEAFLDRHPDLFEEYLSRRGKRAPGSAWPGEPRPPAAGPLAQDNNNNKKRGGTAGGDPDAPANTDGLQRRASSHTELRRNFARSKAMTAHRTYDERVSQSARETRSSVRRRALLRKASSLPPTTAHILSALLESRVSVPRYASSAIDYKYRLKESNEREFFLELVKDISNELDMTNLSYKILINVCILLDADRCSLFLVEGPAHKRTLVSKFFDVHSGTTVRPSSSAVDSGEVQVPWGKGIIGYVAEHGETVSVPNAYEDHRFSDEIDKLTGYKTQSILCMTIRNSDGEVIGVVQAINKNPGGRPFTEDDEKVLQMYLPFCGISISNAKLFSESRKEYERSRALLEVVNDLFEEQTDLEKIVRKIMQRALTLLQCERCSVLLLEDIDSPVVKFSQTFELMSPLCSADHEIRFSMEKLSCSDWLINNSIAELVASTGLPVNISDVCQDPRFDAEADQVSGFHIRSILCVPIWNRTHQIIGVAQILNRLDRKTFNDADQRLFEAFVIFCGLGINNTMMYNQVKKTWAKQSVALDMLSYHATCSKVEVDRLKAAKIPLSSELGIDEFHFSDFSLDDDAMITASLRMFLELGVVQKFKIDYEVLCRWLLTVRKNYRTVAYHNWRHAFNVSQCMFVMITTAGFQDVLSDMETLALMVGCLCHDLDHRGTNNAFQAKSGSALAQLYGTSATLEHHHFNHAVMILQSEGHNIFASMCSEEYSNMMQLLKQAILSTDLTLHFQKRSKFFECVLSGEFSWSNEEHREMFRSMIMTACDLGAVTRPWEISKQVAELVTSEFFEQGDRERSELKLTPAAIFDRNRKDELPALQLEWIDGICKPLYQALVTLNRKLQPMVDGINANRIKWEELSFMSQQAQGIFKSSLQEEEEKVAQETEA
- the pde11al gene encoding dual 3',5'-cyclic-AMP and -GMP phosphodiesterase 11A isoform X4, encoding MTAFDFSDVEAFLDRHPDLFEEYLSRRGKRAPGSAWPGEPRPPAAGPLAQDNNNNKKRGGTAGGDPDAPANTDGLQRRASSHTELRRNFARSKAMTAHRTYDERVSQSARETRSSVRRRALLRKASSLPPTTAHILSALLESRVSVPRYASSAIDYKYRLKESNEREFFLELVKDISNELDMTNLSYKILINVCILLDADRCSLFLVEGPAHKRTLVSKFFDVHSGTTVRPSSSAVDSGEVQVPWGKGIIGYVAEHGETVSVPNAYEDHRFSDEIDKLTGYKTQSILCMTIRNSDGEVIGVVQAINKNPGGRPFTEDDEKVLQMYLPFCGISISNAKLFSESRKEYERSRALLEVVNDLFEEQTDLEKIVRKIMQRALTLLQCERCSVLLLEDIDSPVVKFSQTFELMSPLCSADHEISMEKLSCSDWLINNSIAELVASTGLPVNISDVCQDPRFDAEADQVSGFHIRSILCVPIWNRTHQIIGVAQILNRLDRKTFNDADQRLFEAFVIFCGLGINNTMMYNQVKKTWAKQSVALDMLSYHATCSKVEVDRLKAAKIPLSSELGIDEFHFSDFSLDDDAMITASLRMFLELGVVQKFKIDYEVLCRWLLTVRKNYRTVAYHNWRHAFNVSQCMFVMITTAGFQDVLSDMETLALMVGCLCHDLDHRGTNNAFQAKSGSALAQLYGTSATLEHHHFNHAVMILQSEGHNIFASMCSEEYSNMMQLLKQAILSTDLTLHFQKRSKFFECVLSGEFSWSNEEHREMFRSMIMTACDLGAVTRPWEISKQVAELVTSEFFEQGDRERSELKLTPAAIFDRNRKDELPALQLEWIDGICKPLYQALVTLNRKLQPMVDGINANRIKWEELSFMSQQAQGIFKSSLQEEEEKVAQETEA
- the pde11al gene encoding dual 3',5'-cyclic-AMP and -GMP phosphodiesterase 11A isoform X2; its protein translation is MTAFDFSDVEAFLDRHPDLFEEYLSRRGKRAPGSAWPGEPRPPAAGPLAQDNNNNKKRGGTAGGDPDAPANTDGLQRRASSHTELRRNFARSKAMTAHRTYDERVSQSARETRSSVRRRALLRKASSLPPTTAHILSALLESRVSVPRYASSAIDYKYRLKESNEREFFLELVKDISNELDMTNLSYKILINVCILLDADRCSLFLVEGPAHKRTLVSKFFDVHSGTTVRPSSSAVDSGEVQVPWGKGIIGYVAEHGETVSVPNAYEDHRFSDEIDKLTGYKTQSILCMTIRNSDGEVIGVVQAINKNPGGRPFTEDDEKVLQMYLPFCGISISNAKLFSESRKEYERSRALLEVVNDLFEEQTDLEKIVRKIMQRALTLLQCERCSVLLLEDIDSPVVKFSQTFELMSPLCSADHEISDKVSMEKLSCSDWLINNSIAELVASTGLPVNISDVCQDPRFDAEADQVSGFHIRSILCVPIWNRTHQIIGVAQILNRLDRKTFNDADQRLFEAFVIFCGLGINNTMMYNQVKKTWAKQSVALDMLSYHATCSKVEVDRLKAAKIPLSSELGIDEFHFSDFSLDDDAMITASLRMFLELGVVQKFKIDYEVLCRWLLTVRKNYRTVAYHNWRHAFNVSQCMFVMITTAGFQDVLSDMETLALMVGCLCHDLDHRGTNNAFQAKSGSALAQLYGTSATLEHHHFNHAVMILQSEGHNIFASMCSEEYSNMMQLLKQAILSTDLTLHFQKRSKFFECVLSGEFSWSNEEHREMFRSMIMTACDLGAVTRPWEISKQVAELVTSEFFEQGDRERSELKLTPAAIFDRNRKDELPALQLEWIDGICKPLYQALVTLNRKLQPMVDGINANRIKWEELSFMSQQAQGIFKSSLQEEEEKVAQETEA